AGGCATTGACCCGTGCGCATCATTAGGTCGGTCGTTCAACTGCGCCGCGTGTTGAACGCGGCGCGCCGGAAAGGTAAGACCATCGGCTTTGTTCCGACGATGGGAGGCCTGCACGATGGCCACGCGGCCCTCATGCGCCGCGCGAAGAAAGACCACGACCTGTGCGTGGTCAGCATCTACGTCAACCCCAAACAGTTCGCCCCCCATGAGGATTTCCGCCGTTATCCGAGGGATCTCCGCCGGGATTTAAGCATAGCCCGCAAAGAAAAGGTTGACATCATCTTCCTTCCGTCGGATAATGTCATTTATCCTAAAGGTTATTTGACATACATCGACGTGGAAAAGTTGTCCG
This DNA window, taken from Candidatus Omnitrophota bacterium, encodes the following:
- the panC gene encoding pantoate--beta-alanine ligase, whose protein sequence is MRIIRSVVQLRRVLNAARRKGKTIGFVPTMGGLHDGHAALMRRAKKDHDLCVVSIYVNPKQFAPHEDFRRYPRDLRRDLSIARKEKVDIIFLPSDNVIYPKGYLTYIDVEKLSGVLCGKFRPGHFRGVATVVAKLLNIVGPDALYLGQKDAQQAVVLKTMVRDLDLPVAVHVVPTV